TTGGTTATAATAATATAGCTAATTGTAATAATTTGATTCTCAATGTTAGCGAAGCTAGTTCTTCTATTTTCAAAGAGGGAGAATTTGAGAAAAATATGATTTGGGGAGAAGCATTGGCACTACGAGCTTTTATACACTTTGATTTACTTCGTTTATTTGCTCCTGCCATATCGAAAGATGATGGAAAGTCTTATATTCCCTATGTAGAGGTATATCCTACCATTGTTCCTCCATATGAAAGTAGTAAAGAGATTCTTTCTAAGATAATTAGAGATTTAAAAGCTGCAAAAGAGATGTTAGCTAAGTGTGATATAACTGATGAACATAAAATTTGGATGAGTACAGGTTATCGTATGTTGGCATCAAGCATACTTTCTAGCGATATTGCTTCTAGTGATGTATTCTTCGCTTATAGAGGATATCGTATGAATTATTATGCTATAGTAGCGGCATTGGCACGTGTATATTATTGGGAAGGAGAATATGAACTGGCTTATAAAGAAGCAAAAGAGGTCGTAGAAGCGACTTATCCATATGGAAGCAAGCCTGAATCCTGTTTTAATTTTGTGGAATACTCAAGCTTAGGTACGAATCTTAAAGACTATAATAGTATTATTATGTGTTTTTTTAATAAAACATTACAAGAAGACTATATACCTTATATTACAAGAGGAAATCAGACACTGTTTATCCTTGACAGTGATAATATCTTTGCTGATAATAAAGAACAGGATCGTCGTTTCCTTCTACAGACAGGTTCTTATAATTCTAATGCATATTCTTTAAAATATGATATTAAGTTGGGACAGGATGGTTCAGATATGGTTCCAGGCATACGTTTGAGTGAGATGTATTATATTATGGGGGAATACTTTGCTCGTAAGGGTGAATATTCTCAAGCTGGCAAAATGCTGGATGAAGTACGTTATGCGAGAGGAATTCTGACTACTAATATGGAGAACAGTATTGGGTCATTGGAAGGATTTCATACAGAGTTATTGAAGGATATGCGTAAGGAGTTTGTAGGAGAAGGGCAAATGTTTTTTCAATACAAACGTATGGATAAGAAACCGGTAGATAATGCAATCTTTGTATTTGATAAACCGGATAATGAAGATGTTTAATGTATGATAATCAACGAAAAAGAAAGATGAAAAAATATATTCTATTTGCTTTAATATCTCTTTGTTTTTGGGGATGTTCGGAAGATGAGATAAAACCTTATCATGGTGGACAATATCTTTATTTTAGCCAACTGAAGGAATTTGGTGATGAGGATTTCGAAGTATCTTTCAATAACTATCCTACTAGTAATGCTATTATTGTGAAGATTGGTCTGGGGCTAATCGGAAAACCGTTTTCAATAGATACACCTTACAAAGTAAGTGTGGTTGCGGAAGATGAGAGTGAAGATAAGATAAAAAATGCCGATCAGAAAAATTATCGTTTGCCTGATAATCCAATGTTTAAAGCTGGACTATCTAATGATACATTGGAGGTTATGCTGTTAAAAACGGAAGATTTGAAAGAGAACGTGAAGTTGTGTTTGAAACTTCTCCCAAATGAGTATTTCGAAGGATCAATACCGGAATACGAACAAATTAAAATTATATTCAATAATATTATTAGTAAACCTTTATGGTGGACCAATGATGTCACGAAGTTGTATTTAGGTACATATTCTAGAAAGAAATATGAAGAGTTTGTAAAATGCACCAATATCTCAGATTTTGGAAAACTAAGTACTGCCGAAAAACGGCAATATGCATTGACATTCAAGTACTACATTGCAGTAAACAATGTAATGGATAAAAATGATACAACTGGTGAGGAGTTTCCGATGGCTGTACCTATTAACTAATTAGAATAGCAATTGAAATATGAAAATAAAGATATTATTTGTTGTAATGTTCCTTTTGATCATCACGTCTTGTTATGAGGATAAGGGAAATTATGATTATAGAGAAATGAACGATATCGAGATTTCTGTAGAGACTGAAAGTTCTTCGTATGCGTTAGGAGATAAAGTGACATCAAAACCAAAATTGGTTTTCACTTTAGGAAAAGAATCCTCTGATTTATCATATGAATGGACGTTTGATGGACATGTCATAGCTGATACTAGAGATCTAGAGTGGGTAGCTGATACAATTGCTAGTACTAAAGAACTGAGGTTGGCTGTAATGGATAATAACACAGGAGTTACCTATTTTGGTTCCACGTACATTTCTGTTTCTTCTGCTTATGCCTCTAATGGTTGGGTAGTACTTTCTGAGAAAGAAGGTATCAGTACTTTAGCTTTTTTGAGAGAACAGACTGAAGAGGGAATATTAAAGCCTGTTGTTACACGTGATATTTATCAAATGATTAATGGTGTACCGATGGGAACACAGCCTGTTTCTATGTATCCTCACTGGACAGAGCGCTGGGATGGAGAAGATAAAACCAGTTGGCTATGGGTAGCACAGAAGGGTGGTCAAGGAGCTGTTGATATATCAGGTAGCAGTTATAAGCAAGAAGGGATATTGTCTCAAATGTTCCTTAGTAAATCATATCCAGAAGGATTTGTTCCGGTAGGTGTTATTGATATGCAGTTTCTCACAATGGCAATTGGTGAGGATGGAACTATTTATACCCGCGTTAAAGATAGCAATTTATTGTTTAACTCTAGTAATTTCCTTGACCGACCATTAACATCTGATGAAGAAGGCAAGGTAAAAGTGGATGGTAGCATGATTGCTTATGCTCCTTTTGATGAACATGGAGGTATGGTTCTTTATGATAAAAATTCTTCGCAATATTTGCATATTGCTGATTATAAGAGTTGGCAAGGTTATAACTATTCTGGAAAGGTACTACCTTTGAAGGTGGAGGAGTATGAGTATGGTCCTTCTGATGCTAGGTTAGATAACATGAAGGATTATTCTGTATACTTTGTAGGCGCTAGTTTAGTTGATTGGGGAGATGTCTCTTATATGTCTATTATTAAAGATAAAGCTGGCAGGTTCTATATACAGAAATTTACGGTAGAAGCTTATGGAGGAGGTAGTTCTGTCACTAAAGTTGGCGCTAGCTTTACATCTCAAAGTGAGATTGAGGGGCTAAGTTCAGTAATTGACGGAACGTCCAAAAATTGCTTTTATCTTTGCCGCAATCAAGATAAAGCTCCTTATCTTTTTATAAGTAAAGGAGAGACTCTTTATTTTTATTATACGGATGGAAATAAGATATATACATGTGCCCAGTTTGATTCTCCAATTACTTCAATTGATGCTGAATGCTTTAATAACAAATATATTATAGTGGGTTTGGAAAATGGAGATGTTTATATTTTGAAAGGAGATGATGATAATTCGGATTATACTCTAAAAAAATATGTGATCCAACAGAATAAAGTAATTCAGGTGAATGATGCCGAAAATAAATTTGTGTTATTCCATGAAAAAGATTTTGGACGAATAATTCAAGTTCGTTATAAATGGAAAGAATCTTGGAATGAATCATTTAGTTAAAACTTTAAAACGATAAAACCTTGAAAAAACTGTATTTACTTCTTCTGGTTGCACTATGTGGGGCGATGATCAGCCCCGCTGTGGCTAAGAAGAAAAACAAGAAGAAAGCTTCCACCGAAGCGACTACAAAGAAAGAGAAGAAGGAAACCAAGTACGACAAACTGTTTAAAGACAAGAAAGTCACCACGGCTAAAGGTTTCATTACTCTTCACA
This sequence is a window from Bacteroides thetaiotaomicron VPI-5482. Protein-coding genes within it:
- a CDS encoding RagB/SusD family nutrient uptake outer membrane protein, producing MNNMKKLYTILLLATSLFTTSCSDWLDVAPSNQVNGDKLFEVGDGYRNALNGIYLNLGTSSMYGRTMSWGFMDAIAQYYQTDNNFIPKNSAYYKSAKFQFDDSDVKTFISNIWSIGYNNIANCNNLILNVSEASSSIFKEGEFEKNMIWGEALALRAFIHFDLLRLFAPAISKDDGKSYIPYVEVYPTIVPPYESSKEILSKIIRDLKAAKEMLAKCDITDEHKIWMSTGYRMLASSILSSDIASSDVFFAYRGYRMNYYAIVAALARVYYWEGEYELAYKEAKEVVEATYPYGSKPESCFNFVEYSSLGTNLKDYNSIIMCFFNKTLQEDYIPYITRGNQTLFILDSDNIFADNKEQDRRFLLQTGSYNSNAYSLKYDIKLGQDGSDMVPGIRLSEMYYIMGEYFARKGEYSQAGKMLDEVRYARGILTTNMENSIGSLEGFHTELLKDMRKEFVGEGQMFFQYKRMDKKPVDNAIFVFDKPDNEDV
- a CDS encoding DUF4843 domain-containing protein, with product MKKYILFALISLCFWGCSEDEIKPYHGGQYLYFSQLKEFGDEDFEVSFNNYPTSNAIIVKIGLGLIGKPFSIDTPYKVSVVAEDESEDKIKNADQKNYRLPDNPMFKAGLSNDTLEVMLLKTEDLKENVKLCLKLLPNEYFEGSIPEYEQIKIIFNNIISKPLWWTNDVTKLYLGTYSRKKYEEFVKCTNISDFGKLSTAEKRQYALTFKYYIAVNNVMDKNDTTGEEFPMAVPIN
- a CDS encoding PKD-like family lipoprotein, whose amino-acid sequence is MKIKILFVVMFLLIITSCYEDKGNYDYREMNDIEISVETESSSYALGDKVTSKPKLVFTLGKESSDLSYEWTFDGHVIADTRDLEWVADTIASTKELRLAVMDNNTGVTYFGSTYISVSSAYASNGWVVLSEKEGISTLAFLREQTEEGILKPVVTRDIYQMINGVPMGTQPVSMYPHWTERWDGEDKTSWLWVAQKGGQGAVDISGSSYKQEGILSQMFLSKSYPEGFVPVGVIDMQFLTMAIGEDGTIYTRVKDSNLLFNSSNFLDRPLTSDEEGKVKVDGSMIAYAPFDEHGGMVLYDKNSSQYLHIADYKSWQGYNYSGKVLPLKVEEYEYGPSDARLDNMKDYSVYFVGASLVDWGDVSYMSIIKDKAGRFYIQKFTVEAYGGGSSVTKVGASFTSQSEIEGLSSVIDGTSKNCFYLCRNQDKAPYLFISKGETLYFYYTDGNKIYTCAQFDSPITSIDAECFNNKYIIVGLENGDVYILKGDDDNSDYTLKKYVIQQNKVIQVNDAENKFVLFHEKDFGRIIQVRYKWKESWNESFS